The following DNA comes from Desulfovibrio sp. X2.
AGGTGACGCACGAAGGCGTCGGCGCGCGGGGCGAAGTCGTCGGCCCGCGCATCCGCACGGTCGTCCGGATGGAGGATCGTTCCGGGGGTGTCGTGGCACGAGGTCATGGCAGCCGTTCTCCGAGCAGGCCGCGCAGGCGTTCCACGGCCCTGTGGTAATGAGTCTTCACCGATCCCTCGGAGCAGCCCATGGCCTGGGCCGTCTCGGCGAGGGAGAGTTCCTCCCAGGCCCGCAGGAGGAACGCCTGCTGCTGGCGGGGAGGGAGTGTCCGTACCGCCGCCTCGACCGCTCCCAGGGTGTCGTTCTCGGCAGCCTGGGCCTCGGGAGTGCGGCATTTCTCGTCCGGGACCTCCTGGATCGGGTCCCGGGCGTCGTCGCTTGCGCCGTCCCTGGAGAAGGCGTCCAGGAAGGCGCGCCATCGGGATCTGACCATGCTTCGCCTGCGCCAGTCCCGGATCTGGTTGTGCAGGACGCCGAAGAACAGGGGGCGCCATTCCTCGGAAGGCTTGTCCGCGTATGTGCGCAGGAACTTGTAGGCAGCCTCCTGGAACACGTCGAGGGCCTCCTGTTCGTGCCCGGTCGCAATCCGGGCAATCCGGTAGGCCCGCCGCTCGATAGAGAGCAGAAAGGCGTCCAGTGTTTCGGCGGAGGGCTTCCCCATAAAAAGTATGGTCTATGTCGCGGACGGCCGCCCGGAGGGCTCGGGCGGCCGCCCGCCATCAGGCCGCGTGGCGCCGCGCTCCTTGTCCGCCTGCCTCCGGCCGGGTGCGTCCTCCGGCGGCGGCAGGGTATGGGTCGGTCGGCAAGGCTTTCATGCGCATGGCTTATCCATTGTTGACGCCCCGTGGCCCGTTTCACTTGATGCTAACGCGCGAAGCGCCGACCCGGTTGACCACACAACGATTTTTTTTACGGTCTACGGCCTTTGCACCCGGCGGGCAAGCGCCTTGCCTTGATTTCTGCAAGGATGTACGACATCCCACCTGTGCAATTTTCGTGTGGAAGGAGCTCTTTCGTGAACGTCTTCGATGAACTTTCCTGGCGCGGCCTCGTGCATCAGGTCTCGGACGCGGACAAGGTCCGCGGGTATTTCGCCACTCCGGGCCGCACCGCCTATTGCGGCTTCGACCCCACGGCCCCGAGCCTGCACGTGGGCAACATGGTGCCCCTCATCTCGCTCCTGCGGCTGCAGCGCGCCGGGCACCGCCCCATCTTCCTGGCGGGCGGCGGCACAGGGCTCATCGGCGACCCGAGCGGCAAGGACGCGGAGCGCCAGCTGCAGTCCATGGAGCGCATCGGGGCCTCGCTGGCCAAGATCCGCGCCCAGGTGGAGCGCATCTTCGGCGGTTCCGTGTGGATCGAGAACAACGCCGACTGGCTGCTCTCGCTCTCGGCCATCGGCCTTCTGCGCGACGTGGGCAAGCACTTCACGGTCAACTGGATGATGGCCAAGGACTCGGTCAAGACGCGCATCGCGCGCGAGGACGTGGGCATCTCCTACACCGAGTTCAGCTACATGATCCTGCAGGCCTACGACTTCTGCCATCTGGCCGAGGCCCACGGCTGCCTGCTGCAGATCGGCGGCTCGGACCAGTGGGGCAACATCACGGCCGGCACCGAGCTCATCCGCAGGAAGCTCGGGCTCGAGGCCTTCGCCATGACCTTCCCGCTGATCACCACGGCGGACGGCAAGAAGTTCGGCAAGTCCGAGAAGGGCGCCATCTACCTCGATCCCGAGATGACCCCGCCCGCCGACTTCCACAACTTCTGGATGCTGACCGACGACCGCGACGTGATCCGCTTCATGAAGTACTTCACCTTCCTCACCCAGGAGGAGATCGGCGAGTACGAGCGCGCCGTGGCCGAGCGGCCCGAGCTGCGCGAGGCCCAGGGCCGCCTGGCCGCCGAGGTGACGCGCATGGTCCACGGCGAGGAGGTCCTGGCCGGGATCGAGCGCGCCCACGCCGCCCGCTTCGGCGGCGGCGCCTCGAGCGCCGAGGAGCTCTACGCCGCGGTCAGGGGCAGCGCCCCGAGCGTGGAGTACGCCGAGCTTCCGGACGTTCCCCAGATGCTCGTGGACCTCGGCTTCGCCCCGTCCAAGGGCAAGGCCAAGGAGTTCCTCAAGCAGGGCGCGGTCAAGATCAACAACGCCGTCTTCTCCGAGCTGACCTTCGCGCCCGCGCCCGGCGACCTCATGGGCGGCGACGCCTTCCTGCTGGCCATGGGCCGCAAGAAGCTCGGCCTGGTGCGCCTCAAGGCCTAGAACGACCATGGCAGGACAGCTCGCCCTCGTTCTCATGGCCATCCTGGCCGGGGTCACCGCGCCGGTGCAGGCGGGGGTGAACGCCCAGCTGCGCACCTTCCTCGGCAGCGCGCTGGCGGCCTCCTTCGTCTCCTTCCTGGTGGGCACAGTGGCGCTCGCTGCCGTGCTGCTGCTGAGGCGCGAGGCGGTGCCCTTCGGCCCGGCCTTCGCCCAGGCGCCCTGGTGGACCTGGTGCGGCGGCTTCCTGGGCGCCTTCTTCGTCACCGTGACCATCGTGGCGGCCCCGCGCCTGGGCGCAGCCACGACCATGGCCCTGTTCGTCACCGGCCAGATGGTGGCCTCCCTGATCATGGACCACTTCGCCCTGGTGGGCTACCCGGAAAACCCCGCCACGCCCATGCGCATGGTCGGGGTGGTGCTGCTCATCGCGGGCGTGGTGCTCATCAGGGGATTCTGAGCGCAGGGGACCCGGAGCGGAAATTCAGGCGGAGAACGCGTCGGCGACGGCGAAACGACCGACAGGGCATTACAGGAGGAAGCGGATGGCATCGCAGCTCGGCGTGTTTGCGCGCATGGTCAAGATAGAGCACTCGGTCTTCGCCCTGCCCTTCGCCTTCACCGGCATGTTCTGGGCCGCGGACGGCTGGCCCGGCTGGCGCCCCTTCCTGCTGGTCACCGTGGCCATGGTCGCGGTGCGCTCCTTCGCCATGGCCTTCAACCGCCTGGCCGACCTGGACATAGACCGCAGGAACCCGCGCACGCAGGACCGCCCCCTGGTCACCGGCGAGATGGGCCGGGGCACGGCCTGGGTCCTCACCGCGGCCATGGGGCTCGTCTTCGTGGCCGCCTGCGCGGCCATGAACCCGCTGGTGCTCAGGCTCTCGCCCCTGGCGCTCGGCGTGGCCGCCGTCTACAGCCTGACCAAGCGCTTCACCTGGCTCTGCCACTTCGTGCTCGGCATGACGCTCGGGCTCGCGCCCATCGGCGGCTGGCTGGCCGTGACCCCGGAATTCACGCCCCCGGCCGTGCTGCTGGCGCTCGGCGTGACCTTCTGGGTGGCGGGCTTCGACATCCTCTACGCATGCCAGGACGAGGCCTTCGACCGCGCCCAGGGGCTGCATTCCCTGCCCGCCGACTTCGGCGTGACCACCTCGCTCACCCTCTCGAGCTTCTGCCACGTGAACACCGCGGTCTTCTTCCTGGTCGCGGGCTGGGCGGACGGGGCAGGCTGGATCTACTTCGCGGCCATGCTGCTCGTGGGCGCCGCCCTGGTCTGGGAGCACACGCTCATAAAGCCGGACGACCTCTCCAGGGTCAACCTGGCCTTCTTCACCCTGAACGGCGTCATCTCCATGGCCGTGCTGGCCGCCGTGCTCCTGGACATCTGGCTGGCCTGATCCGCGCAAGCCCCCTTGTCATCGCCGCCCGGGCACGGCACAATCCGCCGCCATGAGAGCCTGAACACGGGGCGCCGCCGCGTGCGGCCCGGATTGCGGTCCGCGGGCCGGGCGTCCCGCCTGGGAGACGTGCCATGGGTGTGCTCGAGCGCATTGTCGGCCGATTCCGTCCCCGCGAACTGCGCCTGGACTGGGCGCAGATCGAGGTCACCACGCGCTGCAACGCGCACTGCGTCTACTGCCCGCGCACGCAGGCCGGGACGGCGTGGCGGAACCGCGACCTCGATTTCGGCCTCTTCTCCCGCCTCCTTCCCCAGCTTTCCCGCACCGCCCACCTGCACCTGCAGGGCTGGGGCGAGCCCCTGCTGCACCCGCACCTCCTGGAGATGATCCGCGCGGCCCACGCGCAGGGGCTGCGCACCGGCACGACGACCAACGGCGTGCTCCTGACCCCGGAGCTTGCCGTGGAGCTCGTGCGCTCCGGGCTCGACATGCTGGCCGTCTCCCTGGCCGGCACGGGCCCGGCCCACGACGCGGCCAGGCCCGGCGCGGGGCTCGACGCGGCCCTGGCCGCCATGGACGCGCTGGTCGCGGCCCGGGCGCGGCTGCATTTCGCGACGCCCGCGCTGCACGTGGCCTACATGCTCCTGCGCGGGGCCGAGGACGAGCTCGAGGCCCTGCCGCGCCTGCTCGAGGGGCGCGGCGTCTCCACCGTGGTCGTCAGCACCCTGGACTACGTGGCCGCGCCGGACCTCACGCATCTGGCCTTCACCGATCCCGGGGAGATCGCGGCCGTGCGCGCGCGCCTCTCCCGCCTCGCCGCCGCGCTCGCCTCCAGGGACGTGGCGCTCGTCTACCGCCTGCCCGGGCGGCACGAGGCCGCGCAGTGCCCGGAGAATCCCACCCGCGCCCTGGTGGTGGACGCCGCGGGCGGCGTCTCGCCCTGCGTCTACACCTGCATCCCGGCCGCGCCGCCGCACCCGGCCGCCGCCCTACGCCTCTCCTTCGGCAGCGCCGAGGAGGAGGGGCTGGCCGCGATCTGGCAGCGGCCGGGCTACGCGGCCTTCAGGGCCGCCTGGCAGGCGCGGCAGACGCGGGATGCGGACGGGTACGGGACGAAGGAGAGAAAAGAGGCGGAGCAGGCGACGCAGAGGCCGGAGGACGGGCAGGACAAAGGGCCGCTGCCGCGGCCCTGCGACGAGTGCGCCAAGCGCTTCGTATCGTGAGGGGAAGGCCGCGGGCGCGCAAAAGGCCGGGCCCCCGCCCCGGCGCCGGGGAGCGGAGGCCTAGAAGCCTATGCGCTGGTATTCCTTGTCCGCGCGGTTGATGAGCTGCACGTAGCGGTAGCCGCCCTTGAGCTGCGCGTCCTCGAAGGCCCGGTAGCCCTCGGCCCGGCAGGTGGGGCAGGCGTCCGCCGGGATCTCGATGCCCAGGGACAGCGGGATGCGTCCCGAGCGCGTCTCGATCTTCAGCGTCCCGCGGCACTTGCGGCAGTCGAGCAGCATCTCGCGCTGCGACTCGTGGATGCCGTCGGTGTCGTAGAAGATCTCCTTCATGCGCACGTGCCAGCCGCCCACGAGGGTCTCCTTCTCGGGCGGGGGGCGGAAGTAGAGCTTGGGCAGCTCGGCGGAAAGCGCCTCGATGTACTGCGTGATCTTCTTCGACTGCCGCCAGCGCTCGGGGTCCCAGTCCGGCTCCACCACCTGGGAGTAGTCGAGCCCGGCCATGGCCAGGACGATGCCGAGGTTCACGTAGGGCAGGGCCCCCTGGATGGCGTAGCCGCCCTCGAGCACCGCGATGTCGGGCCTGAGCTTCTCGTTCATCAGCGCGTAGCCGTGGGCCGAGAAGTTCATGTTCGTGATCGGGTCGGTGAAGTGGTTGTCCTGGCCCGCGGAGTTGACGATGAGGTCCGGCTTGAAGTCGTCGAGCAGCGGCAGGACCACGTTGTCGATGACGTGCAGGAAGCCCTCGTCCGAGGTTCCGGGGGGGAGCGGAATGTTGATGGTCCTGCCCCGCGCCCTGGGCCCGCCCAACTCGTCCGGGAAACCGGAGCCGGGGTAGAGCGTGCGGCCGTCCTGGTGCAGGCTGATGTAGAGCGTGTCCGGGTCGTGCCAGTAGACGTCCTGGGTGCCGTCGCCGTGGTGGCAGTCCGTGTCCACGACGGCCACCCGCTTCGGCCCGTAGTGCTCCCTGATCCACTCGATCATCACGGCCTCGATGTTCACCGTGCAGAAGCCGCGCGTGCCGTGCACGCTCTTCATGGCGTGGTGGCCCGGGGGGCGCACCAGGGCGAAGGCGCGCCGGCTCTCCCCGCTCATGACCAGCTCGGCGGCCTTGATGGCGCCGCCTGCCGAGGCCATGTGCGAGCGGGTGCAGACCGAGTCCACGTCCGGGAAGCAGAAGTGGACGCGCTCGATATCCTCGCGCGAGGCGACGGTCGGCTTGAACTCCTCGATGCCTTCGATGTCGAAGACCCCTTCCTCCACGAGCTGGTCGTGGGTGTAGAGCAGGCGCTCCTCGCGCTCCGGATGGGTGGGGCCGAGCGACCAGTCGTAGGCCGGGAAGAAGACGATGCCCAGTTTGTCGGCTGCTTTCAGCATAAGCGTCCCAGAAGGGCCTTGTAGCGGTGCAGGATGCCCGGCCTGATCTGGCAGCCCACCCGGATGTTGCGTCCCGCGGTCACGCCGCCCTCGACCATGTTGAAGGATTCGGCGTGGGTCATTTCCAGGTTCTCCTCGCGCACGGGGATGCCCTCGTGGCGCAGGTGGTTCAGGAGTGCGCGCCTGGCGTCGCGCTCGGCGTCGTCCAGGGAGTAGCCGCGCTCCACGATGCGCGAGACGCCGAGCGTGGGCACGTACATGCGCCGCTTCTCGGTGTCCGCGAAGAGCTCTATGCCGGTGGTCGTGCGGGTCAGGGCCGCGCCCACGGCGTTGGCCACGTCGTAGTTGCGGGGCACGCCGACCGAGAGCTTGAACTCCTTGAACAGGCGGTCCTTCAGGATCTCGGCCGGGCCGCCCATGAGGTAGATCTTCTTGGGCACGATGCGCCTGCCCTCGATGAGCTCGTGCAGGGTGTAGACCGGGCGGGCGTTGATCTCCTCGATGAGCGCCCGGCAGGCCTTGGCGATGGAGGCCACGGCCGTGTCCGCGGCCTTGCGCGCCACGAAGTCCGGGGAGAGCGAATGGCTGGCCGCGAACTCCTCGATGCCCCGGCGCGAGGCCGCGACGTCGCCGAGAGAGGCCTCGCCCAGGTAGTTGAAGGCGTCCATGAGCGCGGGCCTCTCGCCGCCCGAGCACATGCAGGGGCCGAGGCGGCGCGGGCCCACGAAGATTTCCTCGCCGAGCATGGAGATGGCCGAGTCGCCGCCCACGCCGATGCTCGTGGTGCGCAGCGCGCGCACCAGGGTCGGGTAGGAGCCGATGCTGATGCCGCTCGGCTCCATGAGCGGCGCGCCGCCCGCGAACACCGCGATGTCCGTGGTCGTGCCGCCCACGTCGAGGATCAGCGAGTCCAGGGCGATGTCGCACATGGAGACGATGCCCATGACGCTGGCCGCGGGGCCGGAGAGGATGGACTCCACCGGGATGCGCTTGGCCGTGGACAGCGGCATGGTCCCGCCGTCGGCCTTCAGGATGTTCACCTTGGCCGCGATGCCGCGCTCGCGCAGGCTCTGCTCCACGGCGTAGGAGAACTGGTTGAACAGCCGCCAGACAGCGGAGTTGAAGTAGGCCGTGGCCATGCGGCGGGGAAAGCCCAGGCGGCCGGTGAGCGTGTGGCCCATGGTCACCACGTCGGCCCGCTCCCCGATGGCCGCGGCAATCTGCTCCTCCACGGCCGGGTTGCGCGGCGAGAACTTGCCCACCGCGGCGAAGGCGCGCACGCCGTCCGCCTCGCAGGCCGCTGCCGCCGCCTCCATCTCCGCGCGGTCGAGCTCCCTGACCACGCTGCCGCGGTGGTCCGTGGAGCCGGACAGGACGTGGAAGTGGCGGCAGAGCTGGAAGGTGTGCGGGTCGATGCCCGGACCGCCGACCACGAGGAGTCCGACCTCCTCGGTGGTGCCCTCGATGATCGCGTTGGTCGTCAGCGTGGTGGACAGGTTGACCCGCTCCACGTCCGAGGGAGAGCCCTCGGCCGCGACCCAGTCGAGCACGGCGCGCACCGAGGAGAGCAGGTCGGCGTGGTCCGTGGGCGTCTTGAAGGTCCCCCGGATGCCCCCGTCGTCTATGAGCACCGCGTCCGTGTGCGTCCCGCCGACATCTATGCCGAGCAGCATGGCAACTCCTGTGCGGACGGCCGTTGCCGTCCGAAAGTGCGGAAAGCCTAGCACCATCGAAAGGCACAGTCCACGCGCGCGCCGCGCTTCATCGGCCAATGGCGCTCAGAATCAGGTGAACGGCGGGAAACGGCTGCGGACAAAGGGGTTCGGAGCGGATCACGCCAGGAGCGCTGGCCGCCGGGCGCCCACGTGCAGTGGGCCGGATGGAGCGAGGGGGGGAGGGGGACGCGCAGGGGCGTCGCCGGGCACGAAAAAGGCGGGCGCACTTACGTGCGCCCGCCCTGCGTGTGGCGTTCGGGTGAAGCGTCCGGGCGCGGCCTAGTAGGCCTCGTCGTAGCTCAGGTCGCTTTCGTCCATGCGGTGGGCGAAGGTCTTGTAGGTCCAGATCTGGTAGATGAGCACGATGGGCACGAAGATGCAAGCCACCACGAGCATGATCTGCAGCGTCAGCGGGCTCGAGGAGGCGTTGGCCGTGGTCAGGCTGAACTCCGGCGAGATGGTGGACGGGATGAGCGCCGGGAAGAGGCCGATGACCCCGAAGAAGGTGCAGCCCACGATGGTCGCCGCGGAGGCGGCCCAGGCCAGCCACCACTTGCGCGCGCCGATCCAGATGC
Coding sequences within:
- a CDS encoding hydantoinase/oxoprolinase family protein, which gives rise to MLLGIDVGGTHTDAVLIDDGGIRGTFKTPTDHADLLSSVRAVLDWVAAEGSPSDVERVNLSTTLTTNAIIEGTTEEVGLLVVGGPGIDPHTFQLCRHFHVLSGSTDHRGSVVRELDRAEMEAAAAACEADGVRAFAAVGKFSPRNPAVEEQIAAAIGERADVVTMGHTLTGRLGFPRRMATAYFNSAVWRLFNQFSYAVEQSLRERGIAAKVNILKADGGTMPLSTAKRIPVESILSGPAASVMGIVSMCDIALDSLILDVGGTTTDIAVFAGGAPLMEPSGISIGSYPTLVRALRTTSIGVGGDSAISMLGEEIFVGPRRLGPCMCSGGERPALMDAFNYLGEASLGDVAASRRGIEEFAASHSLSPDFVARKAADTAVASIAKACRALIEEINARPVYTLHELIEGRRIVPKKIYLMGGPAEILKDRLFKEFKLSVGVPRNYDVANAVGAALTRTTTGIELFADTEKRRMYVPTLGVSRIVERGYSLDDAERDARRALLNHLRHEGIPVREENLEMTHAESFNMVEGGVTAGRNIRVGCQIRPGILHRYKALLGRLC
- a CDS encoding UbiA-like polyprenyltransferase, which gives rise to MASQLGVFARMVKIEHSVFALPFAFTGMFWAADGWPGWRPFLLVTVAMVAVRSFAMAFNRLADLDIDRRNPRTQDRPLVTGEMGRGTAWVLTAAMGLVFVAACAAMNPLVLRLSPLALGVAAVYSLTKRFTWLCHFVLGMTLGLAPIGGWLAVTPEFTPPAVLLALGVTFWVAGFDILYACQDEAFDRAQGLHSLPADFGVTTSLTLSSFCHVNTAVFFLVAGWADGAGWIYFAAMLLVGAALVWEHTLIKPDDLSRVNLAFFTLNGVISMAVLAAVLLDIWLA
- a CDS encoding DMT family transporter; this encodes MAGQLALVLMAILAGVTAPVQAGVNAQLRTFLGSALAASFVSFLVGTVALAAVLLLRREAVPFGPAFAQAPWWTWCGGFLGAFFVTVTIVAAPRLGAATTMALFVTGQMVASLIMDHFALVGYPENPATPMRMVGVVLLIAGVVLIRGF
- a CDS encoding histone deacetylase, producing the protein MLKAADKLGIVFFPAYDWSLGPTHPEREERLLYTHDQLVEEGVFDIEGIEEFKPTVASREDIERVHFCFPDVDSVCTRSHMASAGGAIKAAELVMSGESRRAFALVRPPGHHAMKSVHGTRGFCTVNIEAVMIEWIREHYGPKRVAVVDTDCHHGDGTQDVYWHDPDTLYISLHQDGRTLYPGSGFPDELGGPRARGRTINIPLPPGTSDEGFLHVIDNVVLPLLDDFKPDLIVNSAGQDNHFTDPITNMNFSAHGYALMNEKLRPDIAVLEGGYAIQGALPYVNLGIVLAMAGLDYSQVVEPDWDPERWRQSKKITQYIEALSAELPKLYFRPPPEKETLVGGWHVRMKEIFYDTDGIHESQREMLLDCRKCRGTLKIETRSGRIPLSLGIEIPADACPTCRAEGYRAFEDAQLKGGYRYVQLINRADKEYQRIGF
- a CDS encoding radical SAM protein codes for the protein MGVLERIVGRFRPRELRLDWAQIEVTTRCNAHCVYCPRTQAGTAWRNRDLDFGLFSRLLPQLSRTAHLHLQGWGEPLLHPHLLEMIRAAHAQGLRTGTTTNGVLLTPELAVELVRSGLDMLAVSLAGTGPAHDAARPGAGLDAALAAMDALVAARARLHFATPALHVAYMLLRGAEDELEALPRLLEGRGVSTVVVSTLDYVAAPDLTHLAFTDPGEIAAVRARLSRLAAALASRDVALVYRLPGRHEAAQCPENPTRALVVDAAGGVSPCVYTCIPAAPPHPAAALRLSFGSAEEEGLAAIWQRPGYAAFRAAWQARQTRDADGYGTKERKEAEQATQRPEDGQDKGPLPRPCDECAKRFVS
- a CDS encoding RNA polymerase sigma factor, translated to MGKPSAETLDAFLLSIERRAYRIARIATGHEQEALDVFQEAAYKFLRTYADKPSEEWRPLFFGVLHNQIRDWRRRSMVRSRWRAFLDAFSRDGASDDARDPIQEVPDEKCRTPEAQAAENDTLGAVEAAVRTLPPRQQQAFLLRAWEELSLAETAQAMGCSEGSVKTHYHRAVERLRGLLGERLP
- the tyrS gene encoding tyrosine--tRNA ligase, encoding MNVFDELSWRGLVHQVSDADKVRGYFATPGRTAYCGFDPTAPSLHVGNMVPLISLLRLQRAGHRPIFLAGGGTGLIGDPSGKDAERQLQSMERIGASLAKIRAQVERIFGGSVWIENNADWLLSLSAIGLLRDVGKHFTVNWMMAKDSVKTRIAREDVGISYTEFSYMILQAYDFCHLAEAHGCLLQIGGSDQWGNITAGTELIRRKLGLEAFAMTFPLITTADGKKFGKSEKGAIYLDPEMTPPADFHNFWMLTDDRDVIRFMKYFTFLTQEEIGEYERAVAERPELREAQGRLAAEVTRMVHGEEVLAGIERAHAARFGGGASSAEELYAAVRGSAPSVEYAELPDVPQMLVDLGFAPSKGKAKEFLKQGAVKINNAVFSELTFAPAPGDLMGGDAFLLAMGRKKLGLVRLKA